The following proteins are co-located in the Lachnospiraceae bacterium genome:
- the purE gene encoding 5-(carboxyamino)imidazole ribonucleotide mutase: MKKVAVIMGSDSDWSVVQKAVKVLKTYEIPYEVHVMSAHRTPVQASEFAASAKEKGFGVIIAAAGMAAHLAGVLAAHTTIPVIGIPIQSAGLGGIDALLATVQMPTGIPVATVAVNGAGNAAHLAAQILALSDDTLAAKLEAGKKAMEEEVLVKDQKIQQLAEEI; this comes from the coding sequence ATGAAAAAAGTAGCTGTGATTATGGGAAGCGATAGCGATTGGTCGGTTGTCCAAAAGGCTGTCAAGGTATTAAAGACATATGAGATTCCTTATGAGGTGCATGTGATGAGCGCGCACCGTACACCGGTGCAGGCCAGTGAGTTTGCAGCCAGTGCAAAGGAAAAGGGATTTGGCGTGATCATTGCGGCTGCCGGCATGGCGGCACATTTGGCCGGTGTTTTAGCAGCGCATACAACGATTCCAGTGATTGGCATTCCCATTCAATCAGCCGGTCTTGGCGGCATCGATGCGCTTCTGGCAACGGTACAGATGCCCACAGGCATTCCGGTAGCGACGGTAGCTGTGAATGGGGCTGGTAATGCTGCTCATTTAGCAGCGCAGATACTGGCTCTTTCAGATGACACGCTGGCTGCTAAGCTAGAGGCCGGCAAGAAGGCCATGGAAGAAGAAGTGCTGGTGAAGGATCAAAAGATTCAGCAGCTGGCCGAAGAAATTTAA
- a CDS encoding KilA-N domain-containing protein: MGNMKINANGTEIRVVGDVINEEAYVSLTDIAKYKNANNAFIVIANWMRNHSTISFLGLWEQIHNPNFKPIEFDRFKAESGDNAFTLTPQQWIKSTDAIGILSKSGRYGGTYAHTDIAFEFASWISPEFKLYIIKDYQRLKKDEASKLAIGWDVKRELSKINYRIHTDAVKEFLITPTLSPKEMSYAYASEADVLNMALFGKTASQWRNEKGIRGKTPNIRDFASAEELVVLINLEDTNADLIRQEIPQIERLKILREKAYRQLEILRRNRETLEALKKSLVENTDDKEK, encoded by the coding sequence ATGGGAAACATGAAAATTAATGCAAATGGAACAGAAATCAGAGTAGTGGGCGATGTTATTAATGAAGAAGCGTATGTTTCATTGACAGATATAGCCAAGTACAAAAATGCAAACAATGCTTTTATTGTAATTGCGAATTGGATGAGGAATCATTCCACAATTTCGTTTTTGGGGTTATGGGAACAAATTCATAATCCAAATTTTAAACCTATCGAATTCGATAGGTTTAAAGCAGAATCAGGAGATAATGCATTCACGTTGACACCCCAGCAATGGATAAAATCGACGGATGCGATAGGAATTCTATCAAAATCGGGACGATATGGCGGTACCTATGCTCATACTGATATTGCTTTTGAATTTGCATCTTGGATTTCACCTGAATTTAAACTTTATATTATAAAAGATTATCAAAGATTAAAAAAAGATGAGGCAAGTAAGCTTGCAATTGGATGGGATGTTAAGAGAGAACTTTCAAAAATAAATTATCGCATTCATACAGATGCAGTAAAAGAATTTTTAATTACGCCTACATTATCTCCTAAAGAGATGAGCTATGCATATGCATCAGAAGCAGATGTTCTTAATATGGCTTTATTTGGAAAGACAGCATCTCAATGGAGAAATGAAAAAGGAATAAGAGGAAAGACGCCTAATATTAGAGATTTTGCTTCGGCAGAAGAATTAGTAGTTCTTATCAATTTAGAAGATACCAATGCAGATTTAATAAGGCAGGAGATACCACAAATTGAACGATTAAAGATATTAAGAGAAAAAGCATATAGACAGCTTGAAATTCTTAGGAGGAATAGAGAAACATTGGAGGCATTAAAGAAAAGCTTAGTTGAAAATACAGATGATAAAGAAAAATAA
- a CDS encoding amidophosphoribosyltransferase translates to MGGIFGVVSKGDCTMDLYFGIDYHSHLGTRNGGMAVYTESGFDRSIHKLENAQFRNKFENAANRMHGHVGIGCISDSEPQPLLVRSSLGHFAITTVGRVNNLDELVKELLFDQAGHFLEMNGNEINPTEVVATLINQKDTIEEGIRYAQTRIDGSMSLMVATKDGIYCGRDLVGRTPIILAQKDDGSLCASFESHAYLNLGYRTIRELGPGEVVFLSEKGVENKIPPMDKKRVCSFLWTYYGYPTATYEGVNVEESRYRCGALMAEADEKDHLELDSVGGIPDSGLAAAIGYANRSGVPFKRPFIKYTPTWPRSFMPTHQSVRNLIAHMKLIPVHELIQDKKLLFIDDSIVRGTQLRETVDFLYQSGAKEVHVRPACPPIMFGCKYINFSRSTSDMDLIARRIIVKLEGGIPSEDRFKLYTDASTQEYQNMVEEIRKEMHFTSLKFPSLEMLVKSIGIPECELCTYCWNGKE, encoded by the coding sequence ATGGGCGGTATATTTGGTGTCGTCTCTAAGGGCGACTGTACAATGGATTTATACTTTGGCATTGATTATCATTCACATCTGGGAACGCGCAACGGCGGTATGGCGGTCTATACGGAAAGTGGATTTGACCGCTCCATCCACAAGCTGGAAAACGCACAGTTTAGAAATAAATTTGAAAACGCGGCTAACCGAATGCATGGTCATGTAGGGATTGGCTGTATCAGTGATTCAGAGCCTCAGCCTCTTTTGGTGCGCTCTAGCTTGGGGCATTTTGCGATCACAACAGTGGGACGAGTCAACAATCTGGATGAGCTGGTGAAGGAGCTTCTATTTGATCAGGCAGGGCATTTTCTGGAGATGAACGGAAATGAAATCAATCCCACCGAGGTAGTCGCTACGCTGATCAATCAAAAGGATACGATTGAAGAAGGGATCCGCTATGCACAGACGCGGATTGATGGATCTATGTCACTGATGGTGGCGACGAAGGACGGAATTTATTGCGGTCGTGACCTGGTAGGAAGAACGCCGATTATTTTGGCGCAGAAGGATGATGGAAGCCTATGCGCCTCTTTTGAGTCACATGCCTATCTGAATTTGGGCTATCGAACCATTCGCGAGCTTGGTCCGGGAGAGGTCGTCTTTTTATCAGAAAAGGGTGTGGAAAACAAGATTCCGCCCATGGATAAGAAGCGCGTATGCTCCTTCCTGTGGACCTATTATGGATATCCTACGGCGACCTATGAGGGTGTTAATGTAGAGGAATCCCGCTATCGCTGCGGAGCCCTTATGGCAGAGGCAGATGAAAAGGACCATCTAGAGCTTGACAGTGTAGGCGGCATCCCTGATTCCGGATTAGCAGCGGCCATTGGCTATGCCAATCGTTCGGGTGTCCCTTTTAAACGTCCGTTTATTAAATATACGCCCACATGGCCGCGCAGCTTCATGCCCACGCATCAAAGCGTGAGAAATCTGATTGCCCATATGAAGCTCATCCCTGTGCATGAACTGATTCAGGATAAAAAGCTGCTATTTATCGATGATTCGATTGTACGCGGTACGCAGCTCAGAGAAACCGTTGACTTTTTATATCAGAGCGGCGCCAAAGAGGTGCATGTGCGTCCCGCGTGTCCGCCGATCATGTTTGGCTGTAAGTATATCAATTTTTCGCGTTCCACATCCGACATGGACCTGATTGCCCGTCGTATCATTGTCAAACTGGAAGGCGGCATCCCAAGCGAGGATCGCTTTAAGCTCTATACCGATGCCTCCACACAGGAATATCAGAATATGGTAGAAGAAATCCGCAAGGAAATGCATTTTACCAGCCTCAAATTCCCCAGTCTGGAAATGCTGGTCAAATCGATCGGCATTCCCGAATGTGAGCTCTGCACCTATTGCTGGAACGGAAAGGAATAA